Proteins from a single region of Haliaeetus albicilla chromosome Z, bHalAlb1.1, whole genome shotgun sequence:
- the CAAP1 gene encoding caspase activity and apoptosis inhibitor 1, whose translation MPGRKSSKEKKRRRSRSCCPEGASGPGGSERKRRSTESSHGALEEAKCNVLSGEKVEEAEQPSDIEEGGLDLSVSLKPVSFYIADKKEMLQQCFCVIGEKKLQKMLPDILKNCSMDEIKRLCLEQLELLSEKKLLKILEGKIGADSDTDEEADEGDKTGGESVSQQDNSIDSTSSLREDSKLEGQESKQGKGEDSDVLSINADAYDSDIEGPCNEEDGPDGQENTVRSGASQIDDLEKDIEKSVNEILGLAESSPKEPKAATLAIPPSEDVQPSAQQLELLELEMRARAIKALMKAGDIKKQL comes from the exons ATGCCGGGCAGGAAGTCCTCGAAGGAGAAGAAGCGGCGCCGCTCGCGTTCCTGCTGTCCGGAGGGAGCCTCGGGGCCGGGTGGCAGCGAGAGGAAGCGGCGGAGCACGGAGTCCAGCCACGGTGCCCTGGAG GAAGCAAAATGCAATGTACTATCTGGAGAAAAAGTGGAAGAAGCTGAACAACCCAGTGACATAGAAGAAGGAGGATTAGATCTCAGTGTGTCACTCAAACCTGTCAGTTTCTACATCGCggacaaaaaagaaatgcttcaaCAGTGTTTCTGTGTCATAGGGGAGAAAAAACTGCAGAAGATGCTGCCTGATATTTTAAAG AACTGTTCCATGGATGAAATCAAAAGGCTTTGCTTGGAGCAGTTGGAGCtgttatctgaaaaaaaactgtTGAAGATACTTGAAG GCAAGATTGGAGCTGATTCTGATACTGACGAGGAGGCAGATGAAGGAGACAAGACTGGAGGTGAATCAGTCAGTCA ACAGGACAACAGTATAGACTCTACTTCTTCTCTCAGAGAAGACAGCAAGCTGGAAGGTCAGGAATCAAAACAAG GCAAGGGAGAAGATAGTGATGTCCTCAGCATAAATGCAGATGCGTATGATAGTGACATAGAAGGCCCATGCAATGAAGAAGATGGCCCAGATGGGCAAGAAAACACTGTCAGAAGTGGAGCCAGTCAGATAGATGACCTTGAGAAGGATATTGAGAAAAGCGTGAATGAGATTCTGGGGTTGGCAGAGTCCAGCCCAAAGGAGCCCAAAGCAGCAACCTTAGCCATTCCTCCGTCAGAAGATGTTCAGCCGTCAGCGCAGCAGCTGGAGCTTCTGGAGCTTGAGATGAGGGCCAGAGCTATTAAGGCTCTGATGAAAGCTGGTGATATAAAAAAACAGCTCTGA